The genomic DNA gaacaaagaaaagaaattcaaagttttgaaaatatttgcaaaatATACAGAACTTGTTAATAATAACAAAGCAACAGCGCTACAGACAATCGACCTTACCAATTGAAGAATCATAGTTTTAAGCTAAACTGTAtcgttttaataaaaaaaaaactggtggCCTACGGAAACCCTCGCGATTATTGACTCGCCGTTGAACATATTAAATATACTACTAAATACCAGCACATACTGTTACTGCATGACGATGATATTTGACCATAGAAGCTATGCTTCATAgcatatttttcataaaactACAACAATATTATTGCTTGAATAATTTATCCGGTGCTCACAGACTCatagataaataaaagcaGACATGCAAAACCCGTAATTCTAATTGTGTGCACGTATCGTAAATATACGTTCAAACACTGTATCAGGAACAGAACAAATATGTGTATTGGAAATCTGTTACACACATGCATCATATGGTCTTTAAAACGAAGACACGTATTTACACGACCATAATTTGTCCATCATCGACAGAATAGCACAATGTTCAGGAGCAGTCGCAAAAATGGGCGTTacattaatattaaaaatttgttGGTTCGGTTGTTACAGGAAGCTGGATTGCTTCCGCCGACGCAATCGTGCGAAATGCGCAACCGATCCACGAAGCTGACGCATCGAGCAAATGGATTTGCAAAGCTACGTAGGCCTGCATCGGATCAGAGTGTACTGTCCGGACCAACAGCATTTTTTAAAACTCCAGGCTGTCGCTCCCGCAGTTGCTAGAGCTGACATACGAGTGGTCCCGGAACAGTACGAGCACAGTTGCTGGTGTCGAGTGTCGTGCAGGAAAAGCGGCAGTGCTTCGGTGGTACGAGATGCTCCATGGCATAAGCTCCGAGTATATCGAGGAATGGCAGGCAACGATTGGTGGTAGCGGACTGACTGTGGAAATCGACGAGTCCGTTGTCACCAAGCGGAAATAAAATCACGGACGGATGGCAGACAACAACCAGGTGTGGCTGATCGGTGGTATCGGTCGGGAGACGCGCGACATATTCCTTAAGCTGTTGCAGAAATGGAATGCTGCCACGCTGCAAAGTATTATCATGCAAGCACCCGACACGGCATCATCTGAGTCTACAATCCTCATGGACGGTTGGCGAGTCTACAATGGCTTGGAGAATGATGAATATTCCCACGCTATGGTCAAGTATAGTGAAAACTTTCTAGACCCAAACGACCCATTTGTGCATACCAGGAGCATCGAGAGCTTATGGCGCTAGATTAAGCCATTTTTCCGAACGAAAAGTAGCTTTATTCTTAACGGaatattttatgtttcttaACTCGTCTCTTCATTTTTATTGAAAGGCACACATCGAGGATCGTTGATTCAATATTTGCGAGAGTTCCAACTTAAGCGATCTGCAACCTACTGATTCCTAAACATTCTGCGCGCCATCAAGGATGTTCACGAGATTGGGTAAGGCATTTTCCAACATTTATTGTTGCATCCTGATTAGAGCGTAGCCTAACCGTGCGCTCTATGCCGTCTGGGAACTGACAGCATCCGATGTGTAGCGGATATGGCTGTCTCGCTCTAGCAACGATCGGGGATGCGCTTTAAGAGCGTAGAAGTTCGTGAGTAAGGATCATGCGGATCCTGGGGGACTCTCTGCTCATCACGGTTCCGGGACAGACGTGGCTCGCACGCGGCctcgtattttacgtttgttttaatgttcgttttaattgtgttttaagtgaaataaaaaaataagtaccagtgcacaaacacaaaagtgGCGACGAGAATTAGTGGAAACGATCGACGTCAAGCAGAGAAACGCCGCAGAATGTCCAGCCCAGAAGAGACGCCTATCACCGAGGAGCAGCGTCGTCTCTCGCAAAATGGAATCCTTAATGCCGGGTTCATCAACCTCCAGCCAGCGCAGCACGTGTCATCGGATCCAACGCCGCTGCAACAAACGCTGCAACTTTTGCAACAGCAACTggttcaacagcagcagcaaatggcacagcaacagcagttaTTATCACAGCtcgtgcaacagcaacaacagcaactgcAGCCACACATCCCGGACCAGCAACCTGTGTCAAAACCGAGCAACCCGGAGCTGATATTGGAAGCCCTAGCGGGGAATATTAGTGAGTTCCGGTACGATCCAGAGGCGGGAATAACTTTTGCATCATGGTACACACGGTATGTAGACCTGTTCAGAGAAGATGCTTCCCGCTTGGATGACGCCGCCAAGGTTCGACTCCTAGGACGCAAACTTGGGACCGCCGAACACGCCCGTTTTAGCAACTTCATATTGCCGCGTGCACCCAGAGATTTCACCTTTAACGAAATGGTGGACAAGTTAAGCGTTCTTTTCGGCAAAATGGAGTCGGTGTTAAGCAAGCGCTTCAAGTGTTTTAATATAACGAAAATGCGCACCGAGGACCTGCTAGCATTTACCTGTCGAGTGAACAAAGCGTGCGTCGATGCGGAATTTTCTTCAATGACGGAGGAAGATTTTAAATGCCTCATCCTTGTGTGTGGGTTGAAGGACGAAAGCGTACAGGACATAAGGATGAAATTGTTAGCCGCCATCGAAGACAGGAAGAACGCCACCTTGGAGCAGCTAGCAGCGGATTGCCAGCGATTAATGCGCGTGAAAGCGGATAGTGCAATGATCGCTACGGATGCCAGTGAGAGAGTGCACGCGGTGCAAGCTAAAGGCAGCCGTCACTTTTACCGGAACAACACCGACCGTCACCCCAAATCAGGCCCGCGAAGCGAAACTTCTAAACCCCGTACCCCGTGTTGGCTTTGTGGTGCCCTTCATTGGACCCGCGAATGCACTTACAGAGCCAACAAGTGCCGTGATTGTGGACGTACGGGTCATCGAGAAGGGTTTTGCAGCTCTGCCCACCGACGCAAAGCACGGCCGCGGTTCGATCATCGTCGTGCCGTATCATCTCGAGTAGTACGAGTCAACGTGTGCAGCGTGCAGCAGAACCGCAAGTACGTCAACTTACTGATCGGAGAAAAACCAGCTCGACTACAACTCGACACCGGATCGGACATTTCGGTCATCAGCTATCGTCTATGGAAGCAACTGGGTAAGCCTCACCTTAACCCTCCGAAGGTAAGAGCAAAAGCAGCTTCTGGAGATGTATTCGGCCTTGAAGGTGAGTTCGAAGCCAACGTGGAAATAAACAACATGATCAAGCGAGCAACAATCCGTGTGTCAAAAGCCGATCTGTCGTTGCTCGGGGCTGACCTTATTCATCTTTTCGGTTTGGCTACGATCCCAATGGATAATTTTTGTAATCACATCAGAACAGCGGAACCACGATCATGGGAGGAAAAATTTCCGACAGTTTTTCACGGAACAGGCCTGTGCACCAAAGTGCAAATTCATCTACAGCTGCGACAGGATAGCCAACCAGTATTTCGTCCGAAACGTCCGGTCGCATACGCGATGGAAGATGCCGTAAACAAGGAGCTAGATCGGCTTGAAAATCTGGGGATCATCACACCTTGTGACTTTTCGGATTGGGCTGCACCAGTCGTTGTGGTTCGGAAAGCAAACGGTAAACTACGATTATGCGGAGACTATTCGACTGGATTGAATGCAGCGCTACACCCTCATGAGTATCCGCTTCCGTTACCACAGGACATTTTTTCAAAGCTAGCCCGATGCATTATCTTTACACAAATTGATCTATCCGACGCATTTTTGCAGGTGGAAATAGAAGAGAAGAGCCGACCCCTGCTTACCATCAACACGCACCGAGGCCTGTATCATTATAACAGGCTCCCTCCAGGCATCAAAGTGGCGCCTGGTGCTTTCCAACAAATAATGGACAAAATGCTTGCCGGTGTAAATGGAGTGTCCGCATATATGGATTGTGTAATCGTCGGAGGAAGAACGCAGGAAGAGCACGATTCCGCCCTTGAAGAAACCCTGAAGCGCATAATGGATTACGGGTTTaccattcgaaaagaaaagtgcGCATTCAACAAGCCGGAAATCCGTTACCTTGGGCACATCATCGACAGCCGAGGCCTGCGACCCGACCCAGCCAAGATCGACGCCATAAAACAGCTACCTCCTCCGAAAGACGTCACAGGTGTTCGGTCATTCATCGGTGCGATAAATTTTTATGCCAAATTTATCCCAAACATGCGCAACTTACGCTATCCTTTGGATAGGTTGCTACTAGACGGAAGCTCGTTTCAGTGGACATCAGACTGCCAGAAGGTGTTCGACCAATTCAAAGCGCTTTTATCATCGGAACTCTTGCTAACTCACTACGACCCGAAGCGTGACATAGTTGTTTCCGCCGATGCATCTTCGGTTGGATTAGGGGCAACTCTATCTCACAAGTACCCAGACGGATCCTTAAAAGTGGTACAGCATGCATCCAGAGCGCTCAGCAAAGCGGAAGCTGGTTATAGCCAAATCGATCGAGAGGGACTGGCTATAATTTTCGCTGTAACCAAATTTCATCGCATGATATTCGGTCGTCATTTCACGCTTCAGACCGACCACCGACCACTAGTACGCATATTtggcagcaaaaaggggaTTCCAACGTACACGGCAAACAGGCTCCAAAGGTTTGCACTTACGCTTCAGCTGTACGACATGGACATCGAGTACATTCCAACAGGCTCATTTGGAAACGCTGATGTGTTATCCCGGCTAATACAACACCACACGAAACCTGAAGCCGAATACGTGATCGCAAGCGTGGAACTAGAGGAGGACTTAAGGTCAGTTGCCGTTAACGCGCTCAGTTCATTTCCCCTATGTTTCAGGGACGTGCAGGTAGCTACACAGGCTGACCCTTTGCTCCGGAAAGTGCACAAGTACGTGCAAGACGGATGGCCACATGACGATTCTTTCGGAGCAGAATTGGCACGGTACCACAATCGGAAGGAATCCCTCTCAACCGTTGAGGGTTGTGTACTTTTCGGGGAGAGAGTGGTCATCCCGGAGAAGCTGCGTTCCCGTTGTTTAGTTCAGTTGCACAAAGGACATCCGGGGATGCAGAGAATGAAAGCCATCGCGCGAAGTTTTCTGTATTGGCCGATGATCGACGACGATATTATGAGCTACGTGGCCTCGTGCGGATCTTGTTCGGCAGCCGCAAAAGCACCCCCTCGAGCGACACCAGCGGCATGGCCAACACCAACGGGCACCTGGCGTAGAGTACACGTGGACTACGCTGGGCCATGGGaaggtttttactttttagTCGTTGTTGACGCCTTCTCCAAGTGGCCTGAGATCTACAAAACATCGAGCACAACAACATCCGCCACTATTTCCATGCTACGGAACATTTTCGCTCGCTTCGGTATGCCGGAAACGCTGGTTAGTGACAACGGGCCCCAATTTACAAGCAGCCTGTTTGAGGAGTTTTGCAACAGCAACGGCTCCTTGAGAGTTTTTGGAATTGgcatatttaaaatagattttaCATTAGCTGAAGTAGGTTTAATCCCTTCCTCATTTATAGTGTGGCCCaaatagtttatttgtttatgaagaattttacattttgatgGTTCAATCTTGAGGTTGTGCTATTTTAATCCGTTTagaactttcaccaaattcaGATTGTGTTCCTCTTCTGATTCACCAAACACTACAATATCGTCTAAGTACACGAATGCCTTAACGGGTTGTATAGCGTAAAAAACTGTGTTCATAAGTTTCTGGAAAGTTGAAGGACTATTTTTCAAACCCATTGGCATTCTTAAAAACTCATAATATCCTTTGGACgttgaaaatgctgtttttgcaGCGTCTTTACGTGCTATAGGTATTTGGAAAAACCCGGATTTCAGATCaattgtggaaaaatatttactttggcCAATGTTATCCATGATATCATCTATCCGAGGAATTGGATAAATGAAAGGCTTTGTAATTGCATTGAGAGCtcgaaaatcaacaacaatccgGTATTTTCTTTCCCCATCAACATCAGATTTTTTTGGTATGCACATCACAGGAGCATTCCAAGGGCTCTTACTAGGTCTtataatttgttgttttaacatttcctCTATATGTAACTCCATAATCGTATTTAATGCTGCCGGAAATCTATATTGTCGTTTGTAAATGGGGATATTAGagtttgtttctatttcatgTGATGCTGCATCTGTATATGTTAAATTATCCCCtggcaaataaaatatatttttaaaatcattaatgatattttttatatccttTGCTGTAGTCTGTTCTAAATGATCAAGACTAATTTTGCTCAACAATTCCACATATCTTTCAGAACCTATCAGTTGTATCTCCTTACTTGTTTCAACTACATCACAATCTATTTCTTGTTTCTCAATGTGTGGAAGTAGTTCGAAATCTTCTGTGGGGGAAGCTAAATCGCATTCAAAGCTATTAATGgttaatttttcaatattacTTTCATTGACCTCTCCGTTAACTTGAATTTTTAAGGATATGCTTTGAAAGTATTTATCGACTTTTATTGTGTATTCCTTTAGAAATTCTGCCCCCAAAGTTCCTGGGACATTACGTGTTTTAattatgtaaaattttattgggTATGTTGACCTACCAATATGTAAGTCAATTAGAATTGAACCTACAGTTTCGGATACTGTTCCATCAAAACTAGCAAATTTTATAATATCATTATAATCGATTGAAGATGCCCCAAGCTCTTTTGCTAATTCCAAACTTAGAAAGTTAAAGCAGgctccagtatcaattaaataattaatttcttttgctCCCATACATGTCGATAAAACTTTGGCCATTAATTTACCGTCTTTTATATAATCGATATTAAGCAATTCATTCTCTTCTACCAAATCGCTACATAAACCGTTATCAGATTTATTCCGATTTTCTTGGCATGAACCGAAGAAGAATATATTGTTTTGGCTTGAAGGAACACTAGTGTTTTTATTAAGATTGACTAGTGCtctttgttttagttttttgattatcggattgttgttgattgtgTGAGCTGTTAGTGTTAGTGTAGAGGTTATTTTGAGAAGGCCcttgtgtaaaattatttcgaggtattgtgttttgtgtgttattgTTTCTATATGGTGTAAAGTATCTTCTCGGGCgtgaataattattattaaagttAGGAGGATTATTATTATGTGTTGTACTGTTGTGTTGGGGAACTTCAAAACTACTAATTTGTGAATGGTTAATGCTACTGTTAACATTTTCGCAGCGTTTTCTACTATCAGTGCTTAAATCTACGTTAGGAGCAGTTTGGTTCTTTGGATAGGTGTAATTATAGCTGTTTTGGCACGGGTTCATGGAACTCTCACTGCTGTGAGTTTCGAAAAATTGCATGCGGTTTAATCTTTCCTCGATCTTTCGGATACATTCGATTTGAACTAACTCTTCCTGGAGATATTCCAAAAGTTCATCAAAACTGAGATGCTTATTGGTTCTCGCAAGAGTTTTTAATTCCGGGTTCTTTAAACCAGCtaagaaatgtatttttaagtttttaagtGCGTATGAATCTTCCGTATTTGTTCTATCGTTATTAATAATATGTTCTTTAAGTTTCATCTCTCTTTCTTTGTATTTGGAAAAAGGTTCATTGACCTCTTGTTGCAGCGTCTCGACTTGCTGGAAAATggcttccaagctaaattttTCTCCAAACACTTTTATCAGATTCATTTTAACGCTGTCCCACGAATCATCCAAAATTCGATTAAAAGAACCCGCAGCCTCTCCCTTCAATTTGAACATTACCGTTCGTATGAGGTCCTCTTCTGATTCCCCTTCAGGAATTTGTTTAGCAAAATACTCTATTTGATATAGAAAACCGTCCAGATCTTTTGCTGTTCCGTGATATTCCGGAATGTAAAGCATTGCTTTCTCTATCGGAAATTCATACGCCATACTTGAAATTGTACCGTTTAACGCTCTTTCGATTTCGACACTTTGGTTAAGAAGCTCTGCTTTGAGGATCTGGAGGCGTTCTTTATAACTATATTCCTGATTCATACAGGATTCGCTAACAGTTGTGGAGTTTAAGGTGTATGTAGGTTGGAATGCACAAATATTAGTTAAGCTACCTGTACTAATTTGAATTGCTCTATTCCTAAGTGCTAACACCCTATTGCTCATCACCTTACGCActacgaaaaaaaatgaaggatttGTGGATAAATTACAAAGAAAAAGATCGTACAAACTATTTTAACTATTTACGGATGTTTTTCTAATTATGTTTAAAACGAATTAATAAAAGATTAAAAAGCACTTATTTGTAGTATTATTCACTATAATTTAATATCACCCACTATAACGCTGCCATTTTCCGCCACCACTTACCAAAAAAAATTCACCAGCTAATCCCGTTTTTTGCACACCAGTCAGAAATGTTACCTGCGCCAAAaaaattttgctttgcttttccgCTGTCACCACATGAAACGCCTATctactttccttctcctttataaataaaatatttttatctaattCAACGCCAAAACCAACTTATCTTTATTCCACGCAccagaaaccaccaccaaactccTTGATAACCGCTAAAAAAatcgtcctttttttcgccATCGCACCGCAAAACCGTTCGATCATCGAACTCCGCTTCGTCCgatcgttcgctctctcggtTTTCGGTTCGCTCGTTCTCCTCTCGCAACCAGCCGCAATTTGTTCTCACGGCCGCCCCTTTAGCCGCGACTACACGTACCCTTATCGAAAACTGATAATCGTAgcggccaaggtcgctacaccGGAGAGAGAACTTACTCTGTTCTACATCTGCTTGCCGGTGAGGGATGGGTTAATTTTTTCAACAAATTTGGACCAGCTGTCTGTTTTGGCTTGCTTAATGAGTGTTTTGGCTATTTTATTGGCTTCCCTGTACTCTTCAGCAAGATGTGACAAAaggatgttgttgctggctaGACTGGCTTTTCGAAGCTTTCGCAAGGCATGACGACTTCTTTTAATAGCTTTTCCAAATGTTTCATTCCACCAGGGAACGCTTCGTTTGGAAGGAAAACCTTTAGTTTTAGGGATGCTGGCTAGGGCTGCAGCcctgattttttgacaaaaatcAGAGGGATTCGGATCATCTGAGAAGGTCAGTAAAAGTTCTAGTTCGAAGCGGAATTTGTCCCATTCGGCCTCATCATATTTCCACCTTGGACGTGTTTTATCAGGAGGGAGCTGggaattgtaaaatatttgtatGGGATAGTGGTCACTGCCATGCGAGTCGTCTTCAACTTTAAAAGCGAAATTTGTTAGGATGGTGGCTGGAACAATGCAATGGTCTTAGATTGTGCCTGTTCCTCTATGTGAACAGAATCTAGTCGGTACATTGTTAGGTATTGGTGTGAAGTCAGTTATGTCAAGTATTGATTGTATTAGATTTCCGCGAGAGTTAGAAGAGTTGTTATTCCAGGAGTTATGGTATGCATTTAAATCTCCAAGGACAATTGAGGAAGTCGGGATTTGGGAGTAGCCGAAGATCGTCTGAGAGATTTTGGTTATTAAATGCAGGAGGAAGGCATATTGAAAATATTGCTATCTTCAAAGGTGAATATAGTTGAAAACCACTAATCGTGTTCGGATGGTTCGTTGTGCTGTTCAAGGGGGGACGTCTGCCCTGGTCGAATGCGTTTTGGGTTCTAtctatatttacaatatttcttAATCCTATCCTATCTTATGCCTACACTAATACTGTTACAACCGTTCACAAACACGTATTATGGCATGCAACAAAATCGCatgcatttaggcgtaaacAAATCGGTAAGTTTGAATTTATTGTGAAGGTTTTGTtaggaa from Anopheles stephensi strain Indian chromosome 2, UCI_ANSTEP_V1.0, whole genome shotgun sequence includes the following:
- the LOC118517731 gene encoding uncharacterized protein K02A2.6-like, yielding MIKRATIRVSKADLSLLGADLIHLFGLATIPMDNFCNHIRTAEPRSWEEKFPTVFHGTGLCTKVQIHLQLRQDSQPVFRPKRPVAYAMEDAVNKELDRLENLGIITPCDFSDWAAPVVVVRKANGGNRREEPTPAYHQHAPRPVSL